From the genome of Clostridium sp. BNL1100, one region includes:
- the gyrA gene encoding DNA gyrase subunit A: MADEIREQKIIPIDIESEMKKSFIDYAMSVIIDRALPDVRDGLKPVHRRILYTMFTSGFTPDKPYRKSVATVGEALKSFHPHGDAAVYDSLVRMAQDFSLRHPLVDGHGNFGSRDGDAAAAMRYTEAKLAKISMEMLADINKDTVDFKPNFDEHEVEPVVLPARFPNLLVNGSSGIAVGMATNIPPHNLGETIDGICAVIDNPEITIDELMKYIKGPDFPTAAKIIGKRGIRDAYKTGRGKLIVRSEATIEELHGNRHRIVITEIPYMVNKARLVEKIADLVKDKKIDGISFIQDESGREEPVRIVIDLKRDANPNVVLNQLYKNTQLQESFSVNMVAIVPTEDKMYEPRTLNLKQVIDYYIAHQEDVIRRRTKFELDKAEARAHILEGLKIALDNLDEVIRIIRNSKTESVAKEKLSERFGFSDKQSQAIVDMRLGRLTGLEREKLESEYNELLEKIKYYRDVLANEILVHQIIKDELSVIKNKYADERRTKIEIDEDEIDIEDLIQEQESVITMTHFGYIKRLPADTYKSQRRGGKGIIGLSTREEDFVKNLFVTSTHHFIMFFTNKGRVYRLKAYEIPESGRQAKGTAIVNLLQLNGDEKVTTVIPIQEYKEGLYLVMATKNGLVKKTDLMEYDNIRKGGLAAVSLRENDELIDVKLTDGNQDIILSTVNGMAIRFNETDARPIGRVSQGVKGIELDNEDFVIGMEVCTDNTTLLVVTENGFGKRTELDEYKVQTRGGKGVLTYRITEKTGKSIGMLLVSEEDDIMLISSDGSIIRMKVSEISILGRATQGVTLMRMSEGNNVVSVARMVNEESEESEENEEIEDAELTEE, encoded by the coding sequence ATGGCAGATGAAATAAGGGAGCAAAAAATTATTCCCATAGACATTGAATCTGAAATGAAAAAATCGTTTATAGATTATGCTATGAGTGTAATAATAGACAGAGCACTGCCTGATGTTCGAGATGGATTGAAACCGGTACACAGGCGTATACTTTACACCATGTTTACTTCAGGTTTTACTCCGGACAAGCCATACAGAAAATCTGTTGCGACCGTAGGTGAAGCTCTGAAGAGTTTTCATCCTCATGGTGATGCCGCTGTTTACGATAGTCTTGTACGTATGGCACAGGATTTTTCATTGAGACATCCATTAGTGGACGGACATGGAAACTTTGGTTCAAGAGATGGTGATGCTGCAGCTGCGATGAGGTATACGGAGGCAAAGCTGGCCAAGATATCAATGGAAATGCTTGCTGATATTAACAAAGATACAGTTGATTTTAAGCCAAACTTCGATGAACATGAAGTTGAACCGGTTGTTCTACCAGCTAGGTTTCCTAATCTATTGGTTAACGGTTCATCAGGTATTGCTGTTGGTATGGCCACCAATATACCCCCACACAATTTAGGTGAGACAATAGATGGTATATGTGCGGTAATAGATAATCCAGAGATAACAATTGATGAATTAATGAAATACATTAAAGGTCCGGATTTTCCAACTGCTGCTAAGATAATAGGTAAAAGAGGAATAAGAGACGCATACAAGACCGGTAGAGGAAAGCTTATTGTACGATCTGAAGCTACTATAGAAGAACTACACGGAAACAGGCATAGAATTGTTATTACCGAGATCCCATACATGGTAAATAAGGCAAGGCTAGTAGAAAAAATTGCAGATCTTGTTAAGGATAAAAAAATAGATGGAATATCATTTATTCAGGATGAATCCGGCAGAGAAGAGCCTGTAAGAATAGTTATTGATTTAAAACGTGACGCCAATCCAAATGTAGTGCTGAATCAACTATATAAAAATACACAGCTTCAGGAAAGCTTCAGTGTAAATATGGTTGCGATAGTACCAACTGAAGACAAAATGTATGAGCCGAGGACTTTGAATTTAAAACAGGTAATTGATTATTACATAGCTCATCAAGAGGATGTAATCAGACGAAGAACAAAGTTCGAACTGGATAAAGCCGAAGCTAGGGCACACATATTGGAAGGTTTGAAAATAGCACTGGACAATCTGGATGAAGTTATCAGAATTATACGTAATTCAAAAACAGAATCCGTTGCGAAAGAAAAGCTGTCAGAGAGATTTGGTTTTAGTGACAAACAATCCCAAGCTATTGTAGATATGAGATTGGGACGTTTGACTGGTTTAGAAAGAGAGAAGCTGGAAAGTGAGTATAACGAGCTCCTTGAAAAGATAAAATACTATAGAGATGTACTTGCGAATGAAATTCTTGTTCATCAAATAATAAAGGATGAACTTTCAGTTATTAAGAACAAATATGCTGATGAGAGAAGAACCAAGATTGAGATTGACGAAGATGAAATAGACATTGAAGACCTTATCCAAGAGCAAGAAAGTGTTATCACAATGACTCATTTCGGATATATTAAGAGATTGCCTGCTGACACATATAAAAGCCAAAGACGCGGTGGTAAGGGGATAATAGGCCTGAGTACAAGGGAAGAGGATTTTGTAAAAAACCTATTTGTTACTTCAACACATCACTTTATTATGTTCTTTACCAATAAGGGAAGAGTGTATAGGTTAAAGGCATACGAGATACCTGAGTCTGGGCGACAAGCAAAGGGTACTGCAATAGTAAACCTGCTCCAACTAAATGGAGATGAGAAGGTTACCACTGTAATTCCTATACAGGAGTATAAGGAAGGATTATACCTTGTAATGGCAACTAAAAACGGCCTTGTAAAGAAAACTGATCTGATGGAATATGATAATATCAGAAAAGGTGGTCTGGCTGCCGTTAGTTTAAGGGAAAATGATGAACTTATAGATGTTAAGCTTACTGATGGTAATCAGGATATAATACTTTCAACTGTGAATGGTATGGCAATCAGATTTAATGAAACTGATGCAAGACCTATAGGTAGAGTATCACAAGGAGTTAAGGGTATAGAACTTGATAATGAAGACTTTGTAATCGGCATGGAAGTATGCACTGATAACACTACGTTATTGGTTGTAACTGAAAATGGCTTTGGTAAGAGAACTGAACTTGATGAATACAAAGTCCAAACAAGAGGTGGTAAGGGAGTCTTAACCTATAGAATTACCGAAAAAACCGGAAAATCAATAGGTATGTTATTGGTATCGGAAGAAGATGACATAATGTTGATAAGTTCAGACGGAAGTATAATCAGAATGAAGGTTAGCGAGATAAGTATTCTGGGTAGGGCAACACAAGGTGTTACACTTATGAGAATGAGTGAAGGTAATAATGTAGTAAGTGTAGCAAGGATGGTTAATGAGGAAAGTGAAGAAAGTGAAGAAAACGAAGAAATAGAAGATGCTGAACTTACCGAAGAATAA
- the noc gene encoding nucleoid occlusion protein: protein MLESKIQFTKQEKKEDQKNITYVGIDHIRPNPYQPRKQFNKMALEELCDSIKQYGVLQPINVRRLSHGTYELVAGERRLRAATMAGLQEIPAIIINVDDNDSAVMALIENLQREDLSYMEEAEGYSNLINEHGFTQEELAQKIGKSQSTIANKIRLLKLSPLIKKILSDNNLTERHARALLKLHDEQLQLKVLRLVCERGLNVKKTEELVERAIDKYSKNIKQRPSEKKMTKAIKDVRIFVNTIKQAIDIMRQSGVNAKAAQIDRGEYIEFVVRVPKNNMA from the coding sequence ATGTTGGAAAGTAAAATTCAGTTTACAAAGCAGGAAAAGAAGGAAGACCAGAAAAATATTACTTATGTTGGTATAGACCACATTAGACCAAATCCATACCAACCAAGGAAACAATTTAATAAAATGGCTCTTGAAGAACTGTGTGATTCAATTAAACAATATGGTGTTTTACAACCAATAAACGTTAGAAGACTTTCCCATGGCACATATGAGCTTGTAGCAGGTGAACGGAGACTTAGGGCTGCTACTATGGCGGGATTACAGGAGATTCCCGCAATAATAATAAATGTTGACGATAATGATTCAGCTGTGATGGCACTTATAGAAAATCTGCAAAGGGAAGACCTTAGCTACATGGAAGAGGCTGAAGGCTATAGCAATCTTATAAATGAGCATGGGTTTACTCAAGAAGAACTTGCCCAAAAGATTGGGAAAAGCCAATCTACAATAGCAAATAAAATAAGACTGTTAAAACTGTCTCCATTGATTAAAAAAATACTTTCTGACAATAATTTGACTGAAAGACATGCAAGAGCATTACTAAAGCTCCATGACGAACAGCTACAACTAAAAGTTCTGAGACTTGTCTGTGAGAGAGGCTTAAATGTAAAGAAAACTGAAGAGCTTGTAGAGAGGGCTATAGATAAATACTCAAAAAATATAAAGCAAAGACCATCTGAGAAGAAAATGACAAAAGCAATAAAGGATGTAAGAATATTTGTCAATACTATAAAACAGGCTATAGATATAATGAGACAATCAGGTGTTAATGCAAAGGCCGCTCAGATTGATAGAGGGGAATACATAGAATTTGTGGTTCGAGTTCCTAAGAACAATATGGCTTGA
- the rsmG gene encoding 16S rRNA (guanine(527)-N(7))-methyltransferase RsmG, translating to MALDNELEELLIKGLTHYKTEISDTQVEQFEKYMELLKEWNKKINLTAIEDDREIVIKHFIDSISIVPYISNENIKIIDVGTGAGFPGIPLKIVNPKNDITLLDSLDKRIKFLNEVINAVNITQISAIHGRAEDFGANPVYREKYDIAVARAVSNLPVLLEYCLPFVKINGIFIAMKGSNTEEFDNCNKALDILGGKIEKIEKMELPFTNIERNVVVVRKFRQTPTKYPRKAGKPSKEPLI from the coding sequence ATGGCACTAGATAATGAATTAGAGGAATTGCTTATCAAAGGTTTGACACACTATAAAACAGAAATATCGGATACTCAGGTAGAGCAATTTGAAAAATATATGGAACTTCTGAAAGAATGGAATAAGAAAATAAATTTAACTGCAATAGAGGATGACAGGGAAATAGTAATAAAGCATTTTATAGATTCAATTAGTATAGTTCCTTATATAAGTAATGAAAATATAAAGATTATTGATGTAGGTACCGGCGCAGGTTTTCCCGGAATTCCTCTTAAAATAGTGAACCCTAAAAATGATATTACATTGCTAGATTCTTTGGATAAGAGAATAAAGTTTCTTAATGAGGTAATAAATGCAGTGAATATTACCCAGATATCAGCAATTCATGGTAGAGCAGAGGACTTTGGAGCTAATCCTGTATATAGGGAAAAGTATGATATTGCTGTCGCAAGAGCAGTATCAAATCTTCCGGTTTTACTCGAATATTGTCTTCCATTTGTAAAAATAAACGGGATATTTATCGCAATGAAAGGAAGTAACACTGAAGAGTTTGATAATTGCAATAAGGCTCTCGACATTTTAGGAGGTAAAATTGAGAAAATAGAGAAAATGGAATTACCTTTCACAAATATAGAAAGAAATGTCGTCGTGGTAAGAAAGTTTAGACAGACCCCGACAAAATATCCGAGGAAAGCAGGTAAACCTTCGAAAGAACCGTTGATATAA